Proteins found in one Haloferax litoreum genomic segment:
- a CDS encoding winged helix-turn-helix domain-containing protein, whose translation MAVHISRGAGTGPEAAFAALGHQTRLGILHELWKEREPTEHIPQQTLSFAELRRRVGVKDGSQFNYHLKQLLDEFVHRTEDGYVITRAGERTMRTVLAESFGGDVVFDSEPVDDPCPLCGGQVVLEYGTERTLDFLAVRCTACEGAFQTVGMPRGCLSATEFLPPTGLRHRSLKQVYEAQQIWINHKFQTMMEGVCPECTGTVSITPSICESHDAPDGHVCSTCHTIFPIRFHHICDICHMNFEIPCESQMFTHPSAEAFYHERGHDDVWGHDWLTVSKTILERRVASEDPLEIRVSAAVDGDRIDVTIDETGRVVDLHIDAV comes from the coding sequence TTGGCAGTCCATATATCACGAGGCGCGGGCACCGGCCCGGAGGCAGCCTTTGCGGCCCTCGGCCACCAGACCCGACTCGGGATTCTGCACGAACTCTGGAAAGAACGAGAGCCGACTGAACACATCCCACAGCAGACGCTCTCGTTCGCAGAACTACGGAGACGGGTCGGGGTGAAAGATGGATCACAGTTCAACTACCACCTCAAACAGCTGCTCGACGAGTTCGTCCATCGGACCGAAGACGGGTACGTCATCACGCGGGCGGGCGAACGGACTATGAGAACCGTCCTGGCGGAGTCGTTCGGTGGCGACGTCGTGTTCGACTCCGAACCCGTCGACGACCCCTGTCCGCTGTGTGGTGGGCAGGTCGTACTCGAGTACGGGACCGAACGAACGCTGGACTTCTTGGCCGTCCGGTGCACCGCCTGTGAAGGCGCATTCCAGACGGTTGGGATGCCACGCGGATGCCTGAGTGCGACGGAGTTTCTCCCGCCGACCGGTCTGAGACATCGGTCACTGAAGCAGGTCTACGAAGCACAACAAATCTGGATTAATCACAAGTTCCAGACGATGATGGAGGGTGTCTGTCCCGAGTGTACCGGGACGGTCAGCATCACACCGTCGATTTGTGAGAGTCACGATGCTCCCGACGGCCACGTGTGTTCGACGTGTCACACGATATTCCCGATTCGGTTCCACCACATCTGCGACATCTGCCACATGAACTTCGAGATTCCGTGCGAGAGCCAGATGTTCACTCACCCGTCCGCAGAGGCGTTCTATCACGAGCGTGGCCACGACGACGTGTGGGGCCACGACTGGCTCACCGTCTCGAAGACCATCCTCGAACGGCGCGTCGCCTCCGAAGACCCGCTCGAAATCCGGGTCAGCGCCGCTGTCGATGGTGACCGAATCGACGTGACAATCGACGAAACAGGGCGCGTCGTCGACCTGCACATCGACGCAGTGTGA
- a CDS encoding zinc-dependent alcohol dehydrogenase family protein, which produces MRAAVLREHGEPLDVTDVPAPTLDPEGVVVDVEACGICRSDWHAWMGHGEWANDAVDPGQILGHEPAGRVVEVGERVETIREGDRVALPFNLACGSCGYCRTGHGNVCTGDHPHALGFEQTAQGAFAEQVHLPSADYNAIRLPDGVDSRDVAALGCRFMTAYNALDARAGLRAGEWVAIHGCGGVGLSAIQVANVLGARVVAVDVREEALDVAADLGAEVLVNAAEDDAVGAVRDATDGGAHVSVDALGVAETCRNSVRSVRPRGTHVQVGLTTDEERGAVSLPTDWMTRHEVSFLGARGMPPTDATDLLSLLASDAVDPGSLVTKTVSLEEVPERLAAMTDYDTVGVEVMVL; this is translated from the coding sequence ATGCGTGCCGCAGTCCTCCGCGAACATGGTGAACCACTCGACGTGACAGACGTTCCCGCGCCGACACTCGACCCCGAGGGTGTCGTCGTCGACGTGGAGGCGTGCGGCATCTGTCGAAGCGACTGGCACGCGTGGATGGGCCACGGTGAGTGGGCAAACGATGCAGTGGACCCGGGGCAGATTCTCGGTCACGAACCTGCTGGGCGGGTCGTCGAAGTCGGTGAGCGCGTCGAGACGATTCGAGAAGGTGACCGCGTCGCACTTCCGTTCAACCTCGCCTGCGGGTCGTGTGGGTACTGCCGAACTGGGCACGGAAACGTCTGTACGGGCGACCATCCGCACGCCCTCGGGTTCGAACAGACGGCGCAGGGCGCGTTCGCCGAACAGGTACACCTCCCGTCGGCGGACTACAACGCGATTCGACTCCCGGACGGCGTCGACTCGCGCGATGTCGCGGCGCTCGGATGCCGGTTCATGACCGCGTACAACGCGCTCGACGCTCGTGCGGGACTCCGTGCAGGAGAGTGGGTCGCCATCCACGGGTGCGGCGGCGTCGGTCTCTCGGCAATACAGGTTGCGAACGTCCTCGGCGCGCGCGTCGTCGCCGTCGACGTGCGTGAGGAAGCGCTCGACGTGGCCGCAGACCTCGGTGCGGAGGTTCTCGTGAACGCGGCCGAAGACGACGCAGTCGGAGCGGTTCGTGACGCCACAGACGGCGGCGCACACGTCTCGGTCGATGCGCTGGGCGTGGCGGAGACGTGTCGGAACTCCGTTCGGTCGGTCAGGCCGCGTGGGACACACGTACAGGTCGGATTGACCACGGACGAAGAGCGAGGTGCGGTTTCGCTCCCGACCGATTGGATGACACGACACGAAGTGTCGTTCCTCGGTGCGCGCGGCATGCCGCCGACGGACGCCACGGACCTCCTGTCACTCTTGGCGTCCGACGCGGTGGACCCCGGGTCACTCGTGACCAAGACGGTGTCTCTGGAGGAGGTTCCCGAGCGACTGGCGGCGATGACCGACTACGATACCGTCGGCGTCGAAGTGATGGTGCTGTAG
- a CDS encoding transporter substrate-binding domain-containing protein, whose product MKRRTYLKGAAGSAATFTLAGCLGGGGGGSETITIGSDIPYRPFEWETTDGELTGFDVDIAQAVFGDELGYEHEFQKTSFDGIIPSLNNGNFRVIMSAMTITEERAEKIDFSDPYFTAYQTIIVLKNGDISSKEDLKGKTVGVQKGTTGAGAADALKEEFGGDLTIQRYDQVNGAFDALINNQVVAVVNDNTVNAEFVNEREDDVKFLEGEGAASEAGKDAPPYLTLTVEEYGIGFRKDDDDLREEVNGALATIKDNGTYDEIYSKYFSG is encoded by the coding sequence ATGAAACGTCGTACCTATCTCAAGGGCGCTGCAGGCTCTGCGGCCACGTTCACGCTGGCCGGGTGTCTCGGCGGCGGCGGTGGCGGCAGTGAAACGATTACCATCGGCTCGGACATCCCGTACCGTCCGTTCGAGTGGGAGACGACCGATGGCGAACTCACCGGTTTCGACGTCGACATCGCACAGGCCGTCTTCGGCGACGAACTCGGCTACGAACACGAGTTCCAGAAGACGAGCTTCGACGGCATCATCCCGTCGCTGAACAACGGGAACTTCCGTGTCATCATGTCCGCGATGACCATCACGGAAGAACGCGCGGAGAAAATCGACTTCTCCGACCCGTACTTCACCGCGTACCAGACCATCATCGTCCTCAAGAACGGCGACATCTCTTCGAAAGAGGACCTCAAAGGCAAGACGGTCGGTGTCCAGAAGGGAACGACCGGCGCAGGTGCGGCCGACGCACTCAAAGAAGAGTTCGGTGGCGACCTGACCATCCAGCGCTACGACCAAGTCAACGGCGCGTTCGACGCGCTCATCAACAACCAGGTCGTCGCAGTCGTCAACGACAACACGGTCAACGCCGAATTCGTCAACGAGCGCGAAGACGACGTCAAGTTCCTCGAAGGCGAAGGCGCTGCCTCAGAGGCCGGGAAGGATGCACCGCCGTACCTCACCCTCACCGTCGAGGAGTACGGTATCGGCTTCCGCAAGGACGACGATGACCTTCGCGAAGAGGTCAACGGCGCGCTCGCGACCATCAAAGACAACGGGACGTACGACGAGATTTACTCGAAGTACTTCTCGGGCTAA
- a CDS encoding M24 family metallopeptidase: protein MNERLASRAERLDAYLDDHDVEAVWFARPNSFAWLLGGDNVVDRDSPVGVAAAGYDGDEFHVVTDNIEATRLLHEEVPHEDVRIHQYQWYEGSLASGVATVSPTPAAADFDVPGFADVDAAELRQPLSDDDIDAYRELGRDVASAVERVCRELEQEDLETEVASGLRVTLGAMGIETPVTLVGGSRRAQKYRHYTPKQERLGDYALVSVTAQRDGLYASCTRTVAFDAPDWLESRHEKTMRVETNALAATQRVADDGGTAGDVFDAIRDAYDAVGESDEWLNHHQGGAAGFAGREWFAKPDADDPVLEPMGYAYNPTIEGAKSEDTVLVTGDDVEVLTTTGQWPTQTVTDETGSVELERHGILHLDTE from the coding sequence ATGAACGAGCGACTCGCATCTCGGGCCGAGCGACTCGACGCGTACCTCGACGACCACGACGTCGAGGCCGTCTGGTTCGCCCGCCCGAACTCGTTTGCGTGGCTTCTCGGTGGGGACAACGTCGTCGACCGTGACTCGCCGGTCGGCGTCGCCGCCGCAGGGTACGACGGCGACGAGTTCCACGTCGTGACCGACAACATCGAAGCGACCCGCCTCCTCCACGAAGAAGTCCCGCACGAGGACGTTCGAATCCACCAGTACCAGTGGTACGAAGGCTCTCTGGCCTCGGGCGTCGCCACCGTCTCACCGACGCCGGCAGCGGCCGATTTCGACGTTCCGGGCTTCGCCGACGTGGACGCCGCTGAACTCCGGCAACCACTCTCTGACGACGATATCGACGCGTATCGGGAACTCGGCCGCGACGTGGCGAGCGCCGTCGAACGGGTGTGTCGGGAACTCGAACAGGAAGATTTGGAGACTGAAGTCGCCTCGGGTCTCCGGGTCACGCTCGGAGCCATGGGCATCGAGACGCCCGTCACCCTCGTCGGCGGCAGTCGACGCGCCCAGAAGTACCGCCACTACACGCCGAAACAGGAACGCCTCGGTGACTACGCCCTCGTCTCCGTCACGGCCCAGCGAGACGGCCTCTACGCGAGTTGTACGCGGACCGTCGCATTCGACGCACCCGACTGGCTGGAGTCGCGTCACGAGAAGACGATGCGCGTCGAGACGAACGCACTCGCGGCGACACAGCGAGTAGCAGACGACGGTGGAACCGCCGGCGACGTGTTCGACGCCATCCGCGACGCCTACGACGCCGTCGGAGAGTCCGACGAGTGGTTGAACCACCATCAGGGAGGTGCCGCCGGGTTCGCCGGACGCGAGTGGTTCGCGAAACCCGATGCCGACGACCCAGTTCTCGAACCGATGGGCTACGCCTACAACCCGACCATCGAGGGCGCAAAGAGCGAGGACACCGTTCTCGTCACCGGCGACGACGTCGAAGTACTGACCACGACGGGGCAGTGGCCGACGCAGACTGTCACGGACGAGACCGGTTCGGTCGAACTCGAACGGCACGGAATCCTTCACCTCGATACGGAATAA
- a CDS encoding COX15/CtaA family protein, with protein sequence MTGILMVLGVYTAASGAGLTCAGRWPFCDGFLGLFPANWGSFIEWFHRLVAMLTGFLILGTTVKAWREGVQARVRWALVVATVILPFQIVLGALTVTEYEWVILTAHYVVATSIFTAVVAAAAWGLADRGIPRVADAIRVALVGAPIMLVLAPHSFVSFGPLTQATYYVVGLATYAALVAATLWASAAHTTRADVYGRLRFITAPASVVVVALLIAGRQVYGPTLQLAHLGGTVAALVLVVAAALVVRGGLPVPRDTVTNDAD encoded by the coding sequence ATGACGGGCATCCTGATGGTCCTCGGGGTCTACACCGCCGCCTCGGGTGCCGGTCTCACGTGTGCCGGTCGCTGGCCGTTCTGTGACGGGTTCCTGGGCCTGTTCCCCGCCAACTGGGGCAGTTTCATCGAGTGGTTCCACCGCCTCGTCGCCATGCTCACCGGGTTCCTCATCCTCGGGACGACGGTGAAAGCGTGGCGCGAAGGCGTCCAAGCGCGGGTCCGCTGGGCACTCGTCGTCGCGACCGTGATTCTCCCGTTCCAAATCGTCCTCGGCGCACTCACCGTCACCGAATACGAGTGGGTCATCCTCACCGCGCACTACGTCGTTGCCACGTCCATCTTCACGGCCGTTGTCGCCGCCGCCGCGTGGGGCCTCGCCGACCGTGGGATTCCCCGCGTCGCCGACGCCATCCGCGTCGCACTCGTCGGCGCACCCATCATGCTCGTCCTCGCACCACACAGTTTCGTCTCGTTCGGCCCCCTGACGCAGGCCACCTACTACGTCGTCGGCCTCGCAACCTACGCCGCCCTCGTCGCCGCGACACTCTGGGCGAGTGCCGCTCACACCACCCGTGCCGACGTGTACGGGCGTCTCAGATTCATCACCGCACCCGCGAGCGTCGTCGTCGTCGCCTTACTCATCGCCGGCAGACAGGTGTACGGTCCGACGCTCCAACTGGCCCACCTCGGCGGAACAGTCGCCGCACTCGTCCTCGTCGTCGCCGCCGCTCTCGTCGTCCGTGGTGGCCTCCCGGTGCCGCGGGACACCGTCACTAACGACGCCGACTGA
- a CDS encoding ABC transporter permease subunit (The N-terminal region of this protein, as described by TIGR01726, is a three transmembrane segment that identifies a subfamily of ABC transporter permease subunits, which specificities that include histidine, arginine, glutamine, glutamate, L-cystine (sic), the opines (in Agrobacterium) octopine and nopaline, etc.): MAESYSDGRTSDEEFQEQFLNDKTLKFAGAAFASLFTLVVGLFIGAIIFTQVDFDLFVEIIYPQFIEAYLLVLGIFLAGSFLSIIAGIFVGLGRVSKTRITNTVASGYVEFFRGTPLLFQLIVIFFGIPAFWPPGQFPIPNWAIPAAIIGLTLNHAAYVGEAVRGGINAVPEGQMEAARSLGMSYVQAMREVVLPQAWRNALAAIGNDQVILVKDTSLLTVIAVPELISAFRQINSATFDPWTPILLVAIAYLGITLPLGKVVRYLEARSDWGGDRR; the protein is encoded by the coding sequence ATGGCTGAATCATACTCAGACGGGAGAACTTCTGACGAGGAGTTCCAAGAGCAGTTTTTGAACGACAAGACGCTCAAATTTGCGGGCGCGGCGTTCGCCTCACTGTTCACACTGGTCGTGGGCCTGTTCATCGGTGCCATCATTTTCACACAGGTCGACTTCGACCTGTTCGTCGAGATTATCTATCCGCAGTTCATCGAAGCCTACCTGCTCGTCCTCGGTATCTTCCTCGCAGGAAGCTTCCTCTCTATCATCGCCGGCATCTTCGTCGGCCTCGGCCGCGTCTCGAAGACTCGCATCACCAACACCGTCGCGAGCGGGTACGTCGAGTTCTTCCGCGGGACGCCACTGCTGTTCCAACTCATCGTCATCTTCTTCGGCATCCCCGCGTTCTGGCCGCCGGGCCAGTTCCCCATCCCGAACTGGGCGATTCCAGCCGCCATCATCGGCTTGACGCTCAACCACGCCGCGTACGTCGGTGAGGCAGTCCGTGGCGGTATCAACGCCGTCCCGGAAGGCCAGATGGAGGCCGCCCGTTCGCTCGGGATGTCGTACGTTCAAGCGATGCGTGAAGTCGTCCTCCCACAGGCGTGGCGCAACGCACTCGCCGCAATCGGCAACGACCAGGTCATCCTCGTGAAGGACACGTCACTGCTGACGGTCATCGCTGTCCCGGAACTCATCAGCGCGTTCCGCCAGATCAACTCCGCGACGTTCGACCCGTGGACGCCGATTCTGCTCGTCGCCATCGCCTACCTCGGCATCACCCTGCCGCTCGGCAAGGTGGTTCGCTACCTCGAAGCGCGCTCCGACTGGGGAGGTGACCGCCGATGA
- a CDS encoding amino acid ABC transporter ATP-binding protein, translating into MSLLEFEGVDKYFGDTHVLKDIDLNVEEGEVCVIIGPSGSGKSTLLRCANRLEEIQNGEIRLDGTSISDPDADINHLRQRIGMVFQSFNLFPHKTALENVSLAPTKVKGLDESTATERAETLLDRVGLATQSDSYPNQLSGGQQQRVAIARALAMDPRVMLFDEVTSALDPELVGEVLEVMHGLADEGMTMLVVTHEMGFAREVGDRVVLMADGRVVEDSPPEVFFENPKTDRGKQFLSKIL; encoded by the coding sequence ATGAGTCTCCTCGAATTCGAAGGGGTGGACAAGTACTTCGGCGACACGCACGTCCTCAAGGACATCGACCTGAACGTCGAAGAGGGCGAAGTGTGTGTCATCATCGGCCCCTCCGGGTCGGGCAAATCGACGCTCCTTCGCTGTGCGAACCGCCTCGAAGAGATTCAGAACGGCGAGATTCGTCTCGACGGAACGTCCATCTCGGACCCCGACGCGGACATCAACCACCTGCGTCAGCGTATCGGGATGGTGTTCCAGAGTTTCAACCTCTTCCCGCACAAGACGGCACTGGAGAACGTGTCACTCGCACCGACGAAAGTCAAAGGCCTCGACGAATCGACCGCTACAGAGCGGGCGGAGACGCTCCTCGACCGGGTCGGACTCGCCACACAGTCGGACTCTTACCCGAACCAACTCTCGGGTGGGCAGCAACAGCGCGTCGCCATCGCCCGCGCACTGGCGATGGACCCACGCGTGATGCTCTTCGACGAGGTGACGAGCGCGCTCGACCCCGAACTCGTCGGGGAAGTGCTCGAAGTCATGCACGGACTCGCCGACGAGGGCATGACGATGCTCGTCGTCACCCACGAGATGGGGTTCGCCCGCGAAGTCGGTGACCGCGTCGTCCTCATGGCCGACGGACGCGTCGTCGAAGACTCCCCGCCCGAAGTGTTCTTCGAGAACCCGAAGACCGACCGGGGCAAGCAGTTCCTCTCGAAGATTCTCTGA
- a CDS encoding replication factor C large subunit produces MVDWTEKYRPSTLSEVRGNNKARDALASWAKSWDDHREAVVVHGSPGIGKTSAAHALAADMGWETVELNASDQRTGDVIERFAGRAAKNATLAGSSSGTSTRQLVILDEADNIHGNYDRGGASAVTKLVKSSSQPIVLIANEFYDMSRGLRNACQEIEFRDVSSRSIVPVLRDICRKEGLEFESAALERIADMNSGDLRSAVNDLQAIAEGRDQITEEDVVMGDRDRSVGLFEFLDSVLKEKSAQEALYTAYDVDETPDDLTKWIEDKVSLVYEPDELARAYEFLANADRWLGRVRASQNYSYWRYATDNLAAGVAASRDRTRGGWTRYGGAPYRSTRNKTRDTVVRKIAEKGGFSMATARREVLPYLSALTHHCKPRELTVAMAAYYGFDESHISFVTGSGETTNKVQSIVEDAETLREELVEEHAGGAFAGMEDIETTDGVGDDAGGDTDDVLDRDDGGDDSEPEPASATDDGQSGLSDFM; encoded by the coding sequence ATGGTAGATTGGACGGAGAAGTACCGCCCATCGACGCTCTCCGAGGTGCGCGGGAACAACAAGGCTCGCGACGCTCTCGCATCGTGGGCCAAGTCGTGGGACGACCACCGGGAGGCAGTCGTCGTCCACGGCAGTCCGGGCATCGGAAAGACCTCCGCCGCCCACGCACTCGCGGCGGACATGGGGTGGGAGACGGTCGAGTTGAACGCCTCGGACCAGCGAACCGGCGACGTCATCGAACGGTTCGCCGGTCGCGCCGCGAAGAACGCCACGCTCGCAGGTTCCTCGTCGGGAACCTCCACCCGGCAGTTGGTCATCCTCGACGAGGCGGACAACATCCACGGCAACTACGACCGCGGCGGGGCGAGTGCCGTGACGAAACTCGTCAAGTCGTCGAGTCAGCCCATCGTCCTCATCGCCAACGAGTTCTACGACATGAGTCGCGGCCTACGGAACGCCTGCCAAGAGATAGAGTTCCGCGACGTCTCGTCGCGTTCTATCGTCCCCGTCCTCCGCGACATCTGTCGGAAAGAGGGTCTCGAATTCGAATCTGCGGCGCTCGAACGCATCGCCGACATGAACAGCGGCGACCTGCGCTCTGCGGTCAACGACCTGCAAGCCATCGCCGAAGGGCGTGACCAGATTACTGAAGAAGACGTTGTCATGGGCGACCGGGACCGCTCGGTCGGTCTCTTCGAGTTCCTCGATTCGGTCCTCAAAGAGAAGTCCGCACAGGAGGCGCTGTACACCGCCTACGACGTAGACGAGACGCCAGACGACCTCACGAAGTGGATAGAGGACAAGGTCTCACTCGTCTACGAACCGGACGAACTCGCCCGCGCCTACGAGTTCCTCGCCAACGCCGACCGCTGGCTTGGTCGCGTTCGCGCCTCGCAGAACTACTCGTACTGGCGCTACGCGACGGACAACCTCGCTGCCGGCGTCGCCGCCTCCCGTGACCGGACGCGCGGCGGATGGACGCGCTACGGTGGCGCACCGTACCGCTCGACGCGGAACAAGACACGTGACACCGTCGTTCGGAAGATTGCGGAGAAGGGCGGATTCAGCATGGCGACGGCCCGCCGCGAAGTCTTACCGTACCTCTCCGCGCTGACTCACCACTGCAAACCGCGCGAACTCACCGTCGCCATGGCGGCGTACTACGGGTTCGACGAATCGCACATCTCGTTCGTCACCGGTAGTGGTGAGACGACGAACAAGGTCCAGTCAATCGTCGAGGACGCAGAAACACTCCGGGAGGAACTCGTCGAAGAACACGCCGGCGGCGCGTTCGCCGGGATGGAAGATATCGAGACGACAGACGGCGTCGGCGACGACGCTGGCGGCGACACGGACGACGTACTCGACAGAGACGACGGGGGCGACGACAGTGAACCCGAACCGGCGTCGGCGACTGACGACGGCCAGTCCGGACTCTCGGACTTCATGTGA
- a CDS encoding NADP-dependent malic enzyme — protein MGLDDDSRDYHRQDPPGKIEIATTKPTNTQRDLSLAYSPGVAAPCRDIADDEDAAYEYTSKGNLVGVVSNGTAVLGLGDIGAQASKPVMEGKGVLFKRFADIDVFDVELDITDVDDFVAATKAMEPTFGGINLEDIKAPECFEIEQQLREQMDIPVFHDDQHGTAIISGAALLNAADIVDKDLDDLEIVFSGAGASALATARFYVSLGAKKENITMCDSSGIITESRVEAGDVNKYKAEFAQPVDEGDLADAMAGADVFAGLSVGGIVSQEMVRSMANDPIIFAMANPDPEITYEDAKSARDDTVIMATGRSDYPNQVNNVLGFPFIFRGALDVRATEINEAMKRAAAEALAELARQDVPDAVVKAYGDHPLQFGPDYLIPKPLDPRVLFEVAPAVAQAAMTSGAARKRLDMNEYRERLEARLGKSREMMRVVLNKAKSNPKRVALAEGSNEKMIRAAYQMQEEGIAHPILIGNTKVILRKAEELGLDFDPTIANPRDGEWDHYADRLYDLRKRKGLTESEAAELVRRDSNYFASVMVEMGDADAMLTGLTHHYPGGLRPPLQVIGTAEDANYAAGVYMMTFKNRVVFCADTTVNLDPDEEILAEITKHTAELARRFNVEPRAALLSYSNFGSVRNEGTAKPRDAANLLQDDPEVDFPVDGEMQADTALVEDILTGTYDFSDLDEPANVLVFPNLEAGNIGYKLLQRLGGAEAIGPMLVGMNKPVHVLQRGDEVKDIVNLAATAVVDAQEE, from the coding sequence ATGGGACTGGACGACGACTCACGGGACTATCACCGGCAAGACCCGCCGGGTAAAATCGAGATTGCGACGACAAAACCGACGAACACACAGCGAGACCTGAGCCTCGCGTATTCGCCCGGCGTGGCGGCACCGTGCCGTGACATCGCGGACGACGAAGACGCAGCGTACGAGTACACCTCGAAGGGCAACCTCGTCGGTGTCGTCTCGAACGGGACGGCCGTCCTCGGCCTCGGAGATATCGGCGCACAGGCGTCCAAACCCGTCATGGAGGGGAAGGGCGTCCTGTTCAAGCGCTTCGCCGACATCGACGTGTTCGACGTCGAACTCGACATCACCGACGTGGACGACTTCGTCGCCGCCACGAAGGCCATGGAACCGACGTTCGGGGGCATCAACCTCGAAGACATCAAAGCGCCGGAGTGCTTCGAAATCGAGCAACAACTCCGCGAGCAGATGGACATCCCCGTCTTCCACGACGACCAGCACGGCACGGCCATCATCTCCGGTGCCGCCCTGCTCAACGCGGCGGACATCGTCGACAAGGACCTCGACGACCTCGAAATCGTCTTCTCTGGTGCGGGCGCGTCTGCGCTCGCGACGGCACGGTTCTACGTCTCACTCGGGGCGAAGAAAGAGAACATCACGATGTGCGACTCCTCGGGTATCATCACCGAGTCGCGTGTCGAGGCGGGCGACGTCAACAAGTACAAAGCCGAGTTCGCTCAGCCAGTCGACGAGGGTGACCTCGCGGACGCGATGGCCGGTGCGGACGTGTTCGCCGGCCTCTCCGTCGGCGGCATCGTCTCCCAAGAGATGGTCCGGTCGATGGCGAACGACCCAATCATCTTCGCGATGGCGAACCCGGACCCCGAAATCACCTACGAGGACGCCAAGAGTGCCCGCGACGACACGGTCATCATGGCGACGGGTCGCTCTGACTACCCGAATCAGGTGAACAACGTCCTCGGGTTCCCGTTCATCTTCCGCGGCGCACTCGACGTGCGTGCGACGGAGATAAACGAGGCCATGAAGCGTGCCGCCGCCGAGGCACTCGCCGAACTCGCCCGACAGGACGTGCCCGACGCCGTCGTCAAAGCCTACGGCGACCACCCACTCCAGTTCGGTCCCGACTACCTCATCCCCAAACCGCTGGACCCCCGCGTGCTGTTCGAAGTCGCACCCGCCGTCGCACAGGCGGCGATGACCTCCGGTGCCGCCCGCAAGCGCCTCGACATGAACGAGTACCGCGAACGCCTCGAAGCGCGTCTCGGGAAGTCCCGCGAGATGATGCGCGTCGTCCTCAACAAGGCGAAGTCGAACCCCAAGCGTGTCGCTCTCGCCGAAGGGTCCAACGAGAAGATGATTCGCGCGGCCTACCAGATGCAAGAAGAGGGTATCGCCCACCCCATCCTCATCGGTAACACGAAGGTCATCCTCCGGAAGGCCGAGGAACTGGGCCTCGACTTCGACCCCACCATCGCCAACCCGCGTGACGGCGAGTGGGACCACTACGCCGACCGACTGTACGACCTCCGCAAGCGCAAGGGCCTCACGGAATCTGAGGCCGCAGAACTCGTCCGCCGCGACTCCAACTACTTCGCCAGCGTCATGGTGGAGATGGGCGACGCCGACGCGATGCTCACGGGGCTGACTCACCACTACCCCGGTGGACTTCGCCCGCCGCTACAGGTCATCGGCACGGCCGAAGACGCGAACTACGCCGCCGGTGTCTACATGATGACGTTCAAGAACCGCGTCGTCTTCTGCGCCGACACGACGGTCAACCTCGACCCCGACGAGGAGATTCTCGCAGAGATTACGAAACACACGGCCGAACTGGCCCGTCGGTTCAACGTCGAACCGCGCGCCGCACTCCTGTCGTACTCCAACTTCGGCAGTGTCCGCAACGAGGGCACCGCCAAACCCCGCGACGCGGCCAATCTGCTGCAAGACGACCCAGAGGTGGACTTCCCCGTCGACGGCGAGATGCAGGCCGACACGGCACTCGTCGAAGACATCCTCACAGGGACCTACGACTTCTCGGACCTCGACGAACCGGCGAACGTCCTCGTGTTCCCGAACCTCGAAGCGGGCAACATCGGCTACAAACTCCTCCAGCGCCTCGGCGGCGCAGAGGCCATCGGCCCGATGCTCGTCGGCATGAACAAGCCAGTGCACGTCCTCCAGCGCGGTGACGAAGTGAAGGACATCGTCAACCTCGCGGCGACAGCCGTCGTCGACGCGCAAGAGGAGTAA